GAAGCGAAAAAATCCTTTTTGGATTTTGCTCTGTATGTTTCCTTTTTTCCGCAGTTGGTCGCGGGTCCGATCGTACGCGCTCAGACTTTCTTCCGTGATTTGGACGTTCCTCTTGCGGTTAAGAAGGAAGACATTCAAATCGCATTCGCTCAGATCCTGATCGGTTTTACCCGTAAGATCGTGTTCGCGGATAACCTCGCGAAGGTCGTGGATTCCACGTTCGCCAATTACGCGACTTTAAACCCGATCGAAATCTGGACCGGCGCGCTCGCGTTCGGTTGGCAGATTTATTTCGACTTCGCGGGTTATACGGACATCGCGATCGGAGTCGCGCGTCTTTTCGGTTATAAGTTCGATCCGAACTTCAACTTCCCGATGGTCGCTCGAAACATCACCGATCATTGGTCCCGTTGGCATATTTCCTTTTCGACTTGGATTCGGGATTATATCTTTATTCCGCTCGGAGGTTCGAGAGGAAACGCGTTCTTAACGTATCGGAACATTTTCATCACTTGGTTTTTCGCGGGAGTTTGGCATGGGGCCGCGTATCATTTTATCGGCTGGGGACTCTGGCAAGGTATTATGATTCTTGCACATAGAGAATATGCAAAAACGAGAATATCCTCTTTCTTGAACGAAAAGGGAGGAATGGTCTACGATATTTGCGCGAGAATTTTTACGATGTTCTGCCTAACGTTCGGGTTTATCATGTTCCGCGCGGAAACGATGGAAAAGGCAGTTCCTATGATGAAGTCCCTTCTCTTTCTCGGTCCGGACGGTTTTGTCGGAGTCAAAGGATATTCGAATTATATGTACGGGCTTCTTTTGCTCGTTTGTTTCGTGGCTTCCTATCTGTTTGCTAAGAACAATATCGAAAAGATGGTTCAAAGCCGTTGGAAGTTCGTTCTGTTTTTTCTCGCGAACGTCTTTATGCTTTTGATTTTCGGAATCACGGAAAGTCAGAGCTTTCTCTACTTTGCGTTTTAGGACAATCATCCGTTATGAAAGAATATCTTGCGTTTATCAAAGATTCGAAATTCTGGATTCCGGTTTTGATTCTTGTGTTTCTCGAAACCGGAATGCAATTCGGTTGTTATCGTCCTTTTCTTAAAAAGAATTCGTACGCGGCCAACGTTTCGAGAATCACGAACCACGTGATCGAAAAACAAAACGAATTCGATCCGGACGTTTTGATCGTCGGAACATCGGTCGCGTATCAAGGATTGTCCCTTCCTCTTTTGAACAGAGAACTCGCTCCTTTGGGAAAAAAAATCCAATCGATCGCGATTCCCGGGACCGAATTGATCGTTCAGGATCTCGCCGTTTTAAAAACTCTTCCCCACTTTAAAAAAGTAAAAACCGTGGTTCACGTTTTCGAGATCACAACTCCTTGGGTCGGTCAAAAAATTCTGAACTTGCATACGCTTGCGATGATCTCCGAGTTTGATCGTTTGCAGGTTTATCCGAGAATTTACGATTTCGGTTACGACGTAAACGCGGACGATCTCGCTTATATCACCCTGAAATCGATCGCTTATCGAAGAGACATTCAGGATTTGATCCTAAATCCTTCCAAAAGAATCAAGGACATAGGCAAACGTCTTAAAAAGGAAAACTCGGATCCTTGGGATTACGAGAATTCTTACAAAGAAAAAATCAGCATGTATCCGATTCAGAACATTCCGGATTGTGTCGCAAAAACCGATCCAGCAAACGGACAACCGATCCCCGAAGGTTCCGATCGTTTTCATAAGAAGGCGATCTTTGATACTTGTATCATCTCGAGCAATCCACTGACCAACGCGAACGAAGACGCGGTGACGAAACAATACTTCGATCGATTGAAAATTCTTCACGATGAGATTCGTAGAATCGGAAAAGAAAACGGGCAGGAAATCAAAATCGTCGGAATGATCGCTCCTTACAGTCAGTTGATTCAACAGTGGAGATTGCCCGAACGAAACGAGGTTTGGAAACGGGAACTCGCGAGAATCCATCCTTCCGATCCGGTTTCTTTACTCGATTATCAGGATCTTTTGGACGGACCGGACAACGGAGATTACTACTACGATCTGATCCATCTCAATTCGATCGGAATGTTAAAACTTACTTCCGAATTCGCAAAAGATTTAAAATCGGTCCTGAGTAAGGAAAACAAATGATCTTTACTTCCACCCTCTTTCTTCTTTTCTTTCTTTGTGTTTACGTTTTTTACTGGGCTTACGACGGAAGAAAATACAGAGAATGGGTGATCGTAATCGCGTCCCTGGTTTTTTACGCGACCTGGAGCATTCCGTTTCTCTTTCATCTATTAGCGATTCTTTATATTAATTATCTTGCGATTCAAAGTCTTTTTAAAAGGAAAAATCTCGGAGTTCTTAGGGCGGTCGTCGTTCTGGATCTGATCAATCTGGGAGTTTTTAAATACTTTTACTTTTTTACGGATAACTTATACGCTTGGAGCGGCTGGGGATTTTTGGATCAGAAGACGTTCGGTTTTCACATCATTCTCCCTTTGGCGATCAGTTTTTATACGTTTCAGATCATCGCGTTCGTCGTGGACGTCTATCGCGGAAAAATCACGGAAGACTGCGGTTTTTTCAGATTCGTTTTGTTCATCCTATTCTTTCCGCAGTTGGTCGCGGGTCCGATCATGCGACATCAGGATTTTTTTCCGATCCTCGATAAGGTAAGAATCAAACCTTCGTATGTGTATGCGGGGCTTTATCTTTTGGGGCTTGGCATCGCGAAAAAGATTTTGATTGCGGATAACATCTCTTCCTTGGTCGATCCCGTTTTTAGAAATCCTTCCGAATACGACGGTTATTCTCTTTTTCTCGCGGTGCAGGGTTTTACTTGGCAGGTGTATTGCGACTTCAGCGGTTATACGGACATCGCTCGGGGTTGTGCGTTTCTGATGGGATTTAACATTCCCGTAAACTTTCGCGCGCCTTTTTTCAGTCAGAGCATTCAGGATCTCTGGAGAAGATGGCATATCACACTCGCGACCTGGCTTCGGGATTATATCTACATTCCGTTAGGCGGTTCGAGAACTTCCGAGCCGAAGGTTTACGTAAATCTCATCGTCACATTCACGTTAGGCGGTTTTTGGCACGGAGCGAGTTGGACGTATGTGATCTGGGGTTTTTGGCACGGAATCTGTCTTACGATCGATCGTTTGATGGATCGGCTCGGAATTCCCAAGTTGCCCGAAAAAGGAATCGTTTGGTTCGTGATCCGAGCGTCCTTCGTTTACGGAATTTTCGTGATCGGCGCGGTGTTCTTTCGTTCTCAGACGTTAGGTGACGCTTGGCATATCCTTTTTCACGGAGTTCAATGGGCCGCCGAACCCGCAAAACACGTTTTGAGAACCGATCTGGTGGCTCCGTTTTTGATCGGAGGATTTTTGCTCCACACTTTGGAATATTTCGAAAAGGTTCCGCGTTTTTATTTCAAACATCAGAAAATCGTAATATCCGTTTTTCTAATCCTTTTGGTTCTACTTCTTTCCAATTACGCGGGTAAGGGTCAGGACTTTATCTACTTTCAGTTTTAAGGAGGAATCATGAGTTCCCAAAAACAAACAACATGGATTCCTTTGTTCCGTAAAAAACTGCTCTGGGTTCCTTTGGCGTTTTTTATCTTCGCGTTTTCCTTGGACCGGGTTTTATCCTCGCAATGGGTGAGGCCTTACACGGAAGCGGGTGCGGAATATTATTTTTATGAAATGAAAGACAGGGTTCTTGCGGCATTGGTAAAGAATAAGGCGGCCGCGAAACCGGAAGACAAAACCTTGATCTTTTTCGGAACCTCGCACATGGGAGAATTCTCCCTCGAAACGATCCGCAAAAAAAGAAAAGACCTCATCGTTTACAACTTCTCCGCGCCTTCCGCGCCTTTTTCGTATCACAACTACAATCTGGAAAAGATTCTCTCCGCGGGAGTAAAACCCGATTACGCGATCTTGGAATTTTATCCGGATTCGATGACCGATTTTTGCAATCGTTATCCTCTTCGTTATTCGTACGACCTTCCGTATTTTCTGCGTTATGCGACCGAGTTTTCCACGAACGACTGGGATACTTTTTTAAGATCCAGAGTTTTTAGGACGACCGTCTTTCCTCCTCGTTTTAAGGAAGCGATGGCGAGAATCAAGGACCCGAGTTCCATGACGATGATGCTCGCGATCCGGGATCTTCTGATGAACGAATCCGATAAGTTCAACGGAGGAATTCCGAACGTTCTTCTTACCAACACACCTCCCGAACGATTGGAAGAAGAAGCCGCGAAATACTACAACGACGTCTATCGTTATATCCAAATTTCTTCCGTACAAAAAAGATTCCTGTTTCAGTTTTTGGAAACCGCGGAAAAGAACGGAGTCAAAGTGATTCTTTGGTCTCCTCTACTTTTCGAAGGTTTGGAAAAAAGGGTTAAGTCCGCCGAGTTCTATCCCAAATGGGAGAATATCCGCAAAGACGTATTAGAATTTAAGAATGTATATCCTCTCGATATGAACGATTTCCGCGCGCAAGTGCAATGTCAGAAATACATCGATCCGCATCATTTGAGCGGAGGATGTTATCCCGAACCGACAGAAATTCTCGTGGATCGTTTGGACGCGCAGAGATGAGCGAGACCGAACTTTCTCTCAAAGAGGCTCAGACAAAGGTGGACGAATGGATCTCCAACTTCGGAGTTCGTTATTTTTCCGAGCTGACCAATCTCGCGATCTTGGTGGAGGAAGTGGGAGAATTCTCCAGATTGATGGCCCGAAAATACGGGGATCAATCCTTTAAAAAAGGAGAAGATCCGGAAGGAATTCCGAAAGAGATGGGGGATATTCTTTTCGTTTTGATCTGTTTGGCCAATCAGATGGGGATTTCTCTCGAAGACGCGTTACGCGCCACCTTAAAGAAAAACACCGAAAGGGACAAAGATCGTCACAAGGAAAATCCTAAACTGAGTTCCTGATCATTCTTTCTTAACAGCTAAATGCAATTCTTTTAAATTAGAATTTTTGAAACTGTTTAATACGAACACGAATTTCCCGTAGCCGACTTCCTCGTCGCCGTAAATCCAAACCACGGCGCGGTTGAATTCTCCTTTGGAAACGAGTTTTTTCCAGTCGCTTTCGCTCAGATCCGATCCCGCATAACGCAGATTTCCGTTCTTTAAAAGAAAAATTTCCTTTTTCGTTCCGGTTCCTCCCGACTCTGCGTTCGCTTTGGGAAGAGCGACCGGCAACGTATGAACCTCTTTTTGAAAGCTCATCGCGACCATCGCGAAGATCAAAAGGATAAACACGACGTCCAACATGCTCGTCATGTCCAAGGGAGAATCTTCCCCTTCCAAAAGACTTTTTCGCCGGGAAGGATTCTTTTTCATTCCGAGGATTTACCGGCGACTGGATTCGTTTCGTCGAGGGAGGATTTGATTTCGATTTCCGTTTTATGAAGAACCGTTCTTAAATATTGAAATCCCAACACGGAAGGAATGGCGACACAAAGACCTTGGATCGTCGTGTTGAGCGCGAGTCGGATTCCTTCCGAAAAAATTTCAAGACTTACCGTGCCCGCGTTTTTCATTTCCTCGAACGCGACGGAAATCCCGATCACGGTTCCGAGAAGTCCGAGCATCGTCGCGATTCCCGCGAGATTTCGAATCCAAGAGATCATCGACTCGGGACCGAAAAATTCCCGAGTAAAAAACTCATCGGGGTCTTCGAGAAAAAATTTTAAGTTCGGGTTTGGTTCGGTTTTGTTTCCGTTTCGATCCCCGCCTTGAAGACGAAACAGGATTTTTCTTTTGAGAATGGGAAGGAAGCTGAGAACTCTGATAAAAAGTCCGAGATTGATGAAACTTACGATCAGGATGAGAATGGAAACCCATCCCCCTTTTGCAAACAAGGCTTCCACGTTAAACAAACCCCCGAGATTAGGAGCAGATTGTCATTTCCTTTCCGTTTGTCATTCTAAACTTACATCGTATAAAACTCTTCTTGCCAAGCGGCAACATTCTAAAATCATTTCATTCACGTATGTCCGAATTTCAAATGCCTCAAGTCGATCGCAAAGCCGGTTTTGTTCGGGAGAACTTCAACAAGATCGCGGAAAAATACGATCGATTCAACGATTGGAACAGCTTTCTTCTGCACCGCCTTTGGAAGAATCGTTTGGTTTCAGAGGTGGAAAAGAATCTTCCGAATCATCTGCAAGTTATGGATCTTTGTTGCGGAACCGGGGATATTTCTTTGCGTTTGGAAAATTCTCCCTCGGTCGATCACGTTACCTGCGTCGACTTTTCCGAGAATATGCTCGAGATCGCAAAAACCCGTCTTGTAAAACAAGCCGCTCAGGGCCGGGTTCGTTTCGAGGTCGGAGACGCGACCGCGCTGAAGAATTTTAAAAATTCTCAGTTTGACGCGGTTTCGATCGGCTTCGGTCTACGCAACGTGGACGATCTTCCCAAAGCGCTTCGTGAAATTTACCGCGTTCTGAAGCCGGGAGGTTTGTTTTTGAATCTGGACGTGGGTAAGGTGAAAAATCCTTTGATCCGTTGGTTTGCCGATTTTTATTTTTTTAAGATCGTTCCGATTCTCGGTTATATTCTTTGGGGTGGTAAGAATGAAATGTTCGATTACCTTCCCGTTTCCTCTCTTTCTTATCCCGATCAAGAAACTCTAAAGTCGATTTTGGAATCGCAAGGGTTTACTCCGGTCACCTTTAGGAACTTCGTTTTCGGAAATGCGGTTCTTCATATCGCTCGAAAGCCTTTTTAAAAGACATAAGAAATGTCTAAAATGGCATTTGAAGTACAAAAAAGTTTTTGATGAATCTTTAAAAATACCCTATAATTCCGAGTCCGAATAGTATTTAATATGTAGTACTCTTCGTCTTTTATTCTAATAAAAAAAGGGATATAGGGATCATGAAGAAGATTCTATTATTACTGCTTGTCGTGGGCATTGCAGTCGGTTGTAACCATAAAAAGAAAGGGGCGTTGTGGCCTCTTCTTGCCTTACTCAATCAGGACACAAGTTCCTCGAACTCCAATGGCCAATCCGGCGTCGCGACCGAAACGGCAAGCGCGTCCAACGGCGGCGGGGTCGTTCTCGTAGACAATACGGGAAGCAACGGAAGCGTGACGTATTATCCGTCCGCTTCGGGAAGTTCGTCGCCTGCGTCGACTTCCGGTTCTAGCAACAGCGGTTCCGGTTCGAATGCGAGTGGTTCGTCCGGCACATCCAATAGCGGATCTTCTTCGAGCAGTAGTTCTTCGTCTTCTTCCGGTGGGACCGATTCCGGTTCCTCCAGCTCCAGCACTTCCAACGACGGATCTTCCTCCGGAAGTAATTCTTCTTCCGGTTCATCCGACAATACCGGTTCGAGTTCGAGTGGAAGTTCTTCCTCGGGTTCCGGTGACAACGTTGCGTCCGGTG
This genomic stretch from Leptospira kmetyi serovar Malaysia str. Bejo-Iso9 harbors:
- a CDS encoding MotA/TolQ/ExbB proton channel family protein yields the protein MEALFAKGGWVSILILIVSFINLGLFIRVLSFLPILKRKILFRLQGGDRNGNKTEPNPNLKFFLEDPDEFFTREFFGPESMISWIRNLAGIATMLGLLGTVIGISVAFEEMKNAGTVSLEIFSEGIRLALNTTIQGLCVAIPSVLGFQYLRTVLHKTEIEIKSSLDETNPVAGKSSE
- a CDS encoding ubiquinone/menaquinone biosynthesis methyltransferase; translated protein: MSEFQMPQVDRKAGFVRENFNKIAEKYDRFNDWNSFLLHRLWKNRLVSEVEKNLPNHLQVMDLCCGTGDISLRLENSPSVDHVTCVDFSENMLEIAKTRLVKQAAQGRVRFEVGDATALKNFKNSQFDAVSIGFGLRNVDDLPKALREIYRVLKPGGLFLNLDVGKVKNPLIRWFADFYFFKIVPILGYILWGGKNEMFDYLPVSSLSYPDQETLKSILESQGFTPVTFRNFVFGNAVLHIARKPF
- a CDS encoding DUF1574 domain-containing protein, which translates into the protein MSSQKQTTWIPLFRKKLLWVPLAFFIFAFSLDRVLSSQWVRPYTEAGAEYYFYEMKDRVLAALVKNKAAAKPEDKTLIFFGTSHMGEFSLETIRKKRKDLIVYNFSAPSAPFSYHNYNLEKILSAGVKPDYAILEFYPDSMTDFCNRYPLRYSYDLPYFLRYATEFSTNDWDTFLRSRVFRTTVFPPRFKEAMARIKDPSSMTMMLAIRDLLMNESDKFNGGIPNVLLTNTPPERLEEEAAKYYNDVYRYIQISSVQKRFLFQFLETAEKNGVKVILWSPLLFEGLEKRVKSAEFYPKWENIRKDVLEFKNVYPLDMNDFRAQVQCQKYIDPHHLSGGCYPEPTEILVDRLDAQR
- a CDS encoding MBOAT family O-acyltransferase is translated as MIFTSTLFLLFFLCVYVFYWAYDGRKYREWVIVIASLVFYATWSIPFLFHLLAILYINYLAIQSLFKRKNLGVLRAVVVLDLINLGVFKYFYFFTDNLYAWSGWGFLDQKTFGFHIILPLAISFYTFQIIAFVVDVYRGKITEDCGFFRFVLFILFFPQLVAGPIMRHQDFFPILDKVRIKPSYVYAGLYLLGLGIAKKILIADNISSLVDPVFRNPSEYDGYSLFLAVQGFTWQVYCDFSGYTDIARGCAFLMGFNIPVNFRAPFFSQSIQDLWRRWHITLATWLRDYIYIPLGGSRTSEPKVYVNLIVTFTLGGFWHGASWTYVIWGFWHGICLTIDRLMDRLGIPKLPEKGIVWFVIRASFVYGIFVIGAVFFRSQTLGDAWHILFHGVQWAAEPAKHVLRTDLVAPFLIGGFLLHTLEYFEKVPRFYFKHQKIVISVFLILLVLLLSNYAGKGQDFIYFQF
- a CDS encoding SGNH/GDSL hydrolase family protein translates to MKEYLAFIKDSKFWIPVLILVFLETGMQFGCYRPFLKKNSYAANVSRITNHVIEKQNEFDPDVLIVGTSVAYQGLSLPLLNRELAPLGKKIQSIAIPGTELIVQDLAVLKTLPHFKKVKTVVHVFEITTPWVGQKILNLHTLAMISEFDRLQVYPRIYDFGYDVNADDLAYITLKSIAYRRDIQDLILNPSKRIKDIGKRLKKENSDPWDYENSYKEKISMYPIQNIPDCVAKTDPANGQPIPEGSDRFHKKAIFDTCIISSNPLTNANEDAVTKQYFDRLKILHDEIRRIGKENGQEIKIVGMIAPYSQLIQQWRLPERNEVWKRELARIHPSDPVSLLDYQDLLDGPDNGDYYYDLIHLNSIGMLKLTSEFAKDLKSVLSKENK
- a CDS encoding MBOAT family O-acyltransferase; protein product: MLFNSLHFLFFFPIVLILNHLLKGKIQRIFLLAASFYFYMSWRKEFIILLLYSIVIDYFASLKIQAAAPGSQRRKVWLVLSLVTNLGLLAYFKYTNFLLGVVNDLTPVAGFKFAYYDIILPVGISFYTFQSLSYTIDVYRGQIEAKKSFLDFALYVSFFPQLVAGPIVRAQTFFRDLDVPLAVKKEDIQIAFAQILIGFTRKIVFADNLAKVVDSTFANYATLNPIEIWTGALAFGWQIYFDFAGYTDIAIGVARLFGYKFDPNFNFPMVARNITDHWSRWHISFSTWIRDYIFIPLGGSRGNAFLTYRNIFITWFFAGVWHGAAYHFIGWGLWQGIMILAHREYAKTRISSFLNEKGGMVYDICARIFTMFCLTFGFIMFRAETMEKAVPMMKSLLFLGPDGFVGVKGYSNYMYGLLLLVCFVASYLFAKNNIEKMVQSRWKFVLFFLANVFMLLIFGITESQSFLYFAF
- a CDS encoding ExbD/TolR family protein, giving the protein MKKNPSRRKSLLEGEDSPLDMTSMLDVVFILLIFAMVAMSFQKEVHTLPVALPKANAESGGTGTKKEIFLLKNGNLRYAGSDLSESDWKKLVSKGEFNRAVVWIYGDEEVGYGKFVFVLNSFKNSNLKELHLAVKKE
- a CDS encoding nucleotide pyrophosphohydrolase — its product is MSETELSLKEAQTKVDEWISNFGVRYFSELTNLAILVEEVGEFSRLMARKYGDQSFKKGEDPEGIPKEMGDILFVLICLANQMGISLEDALRATLKKNTERDKDRHKENPKLSS